A region from the Myxococcaceae bacterium JPH2 genome encodes:
- a CDS encoding CDP-alcohol phosphatidyltransferase family protein produces MTTEQPQPRARRPRRHFSMIRTFVLADFVTLGNGFAGAGSILAAMQYLATGTLDFLWLAYGLMPVALVMDVADGRIARWRFKKSPLGADLDSLADVISFGMAPAALGFAAGLRGGLDVVALLYFVACGISRLARFNVTSAALSDETGKVKYFEGTPIPTSLLLVMVLAVLTWKGLIGAQLAGGLWQVGPFGLHPLALLYVASGSAMISKTLRIPKV; encoded by the coding sequence ATGACGACCGAGCAGCCGCAGCCCCGGGCCCGTCGCCCGCGGCGTCACTTCTCGATGATTCGCACCTTCGTGCTGGCTGACTTCGTGACGCTCGGCAATGGCTTTGCCGGGGCGGGCAGCATCCTGGCCGCCATGCAGTACCTGGCGACGGGCACGCTGGACTTCCTATGGCTGGCGTATGGGTTGATGCCCGTGGCGCTGGTGATGGACGTGGCGGATGGGCGGATTGCCCGGTGGCGTTTCAAGAAGTCACCCCTGGGGGCGGATCTCGACTCGCTGGCGGACGTCATCTCGTTTGGCATGGCGCCCGCGGCGCTGGGGTTCGCGGCGGGCCTCCGTGGCGGATTGGACGTGGTGGCCCTGCTGTACTTCGTGGCGTGTGGAATCAGCCGGCTGGCGCGCTTCAATGTCACCTCCGCGGCGCTCTCCGATGAGACTGGCAAGGTGAAGTACTTCGAGGGGACGCCCATCCCCACCAGTCTGTTGCTGGTGATGGTGTTGGCGGTGCTGACGTGGAAGGGCCTCATCGGCGCGCAGCTCGCGGGCGGCTTGTGGCAGGTGGGGCCGTTCGGGCTCCACCCGCTGGCGCTGCTCTACGTCGCGAGTGGAAGCGCGATGATCAGCAAGACCCTGCGCATTCCCAAGGTGTAG